One stretch of Corvus hawaiiensis isolate bCorHaw1 chromosome 1, bCorHaw1.pri.cur, whole genome shotgun sequence DNA includes these proteins:
- the MAP3K8 gene encoding mitogen-activated protein kinase kinase kinase 8, with amino-acid sequence MVLSDVIRLNTRSDFAKWTVMEYMSTGSDSKEEIDLLLADLNMSEVIAIMENHYPGEDIAVYEDSLITMCEEANQNDESAESLLFCEREVSFMSSVKYGTVEDLLAFANQVSNTAKQFKGCRQQESGILLNMITPKNGRYQIDSDVLLFPWKLTYRNIGSDFIPRGAFGKVYLAQDRETKKRMACKLVPVDQFKPSDVEIQACFRHENIAELYGAILWDETIHLFMEAGEGGSVMEKLESCGPMREFEIIWVTKHILKGLDFLHSKRIIHHDIKPSNIVFMSTKAVLVDFGLSVQMTEDIYYPKDLRGTEIYMSPEVILCRGHTTKADIYSMGATIIHMQTGIPPWVNRYPRSAYPSYLYIIHKQAPPLEDIAEDCSTSMRELLEAALERNPNHRLSAADLLKHEALHPPPEEQPRCQSLDSALFERKRLLARKDLQLPENITDSSLCNGSMEESDLLKRQRSLYIDLGALAGYFNIVRGPPALEYD; translated from the exons atggttttgagTGATGTAATCAGGTTAAATACAAG gagtGATTTTGCAAAGTGGACAGTGATGGAGTATATGAGCACGGGTAGTGATAGCAAAGAAGAGATTGACTTGTTGCTAGCTGATCTAAATATGTCTGAGGTGATAGCCATCATGGAAAACCATTATCCAGGTGAAGACATTGCAGTCTATGAAGACAGCTTAATTACAATGTGTGAAGAGGCAAATCAAAATGATGAAAGTGCAGAATCATTACTGTTTTGTGAAAGGGAGGTCTCTTTTATGTCCTCTGTCAAATACGGGACTGTGGAAGACCTGCTTGCTTTTGCAAATCAGGTGTCTAACACTGCAAAACAATTTAAAGGATGCAGACAACAGGAATCTGGAATCCTCTTAAATATG ATCACACCCAAGAATGGGCGCTATCAAATTGACTCAGATGTACTCCTGTTTCCATGGAAGTTGACTTACAGGAACATTGGTTCTGATTTTATTCCTCGGGGAGCTTTTGGGAAAGTGTACTTAGCCCAAGACAGAGAAACCAAGAAACGAATGGCATGCAAACTG GTGCCAGTGGATCAGTTCAAACCATCAGATGTTGAAATACAGGCATGTTTCCGTCACGAAAACATTGCTGAATTATACGGTGCTATTTTGTGGGATGAGACGATCCATCTCTTTatggaagctggagagggaggatCTGTCATGGAAAAGCTGGAGAGTTGTGGTCCTATGAGAGAGTTTGAAATAATTTGGGTGACAAAGCATATTCTGAAAGGACTTGACTTTCTCCACTCCAAGAGGATTATCCACCATGATATCAAAC cAAGCAACATCGTCTTTATGTCAACTAAGGCTGTTTTGGTGGATTTTGGCCTGAGTGTTCAAATGACTGAAGACATTTACTATCCCAAAGACCTTAGAGGAACAGAG ATTTACATGAGCCCTGAAGTTATCCTTTGCAGAGGCCACACAACAAAAGCAGACATCTACAGCATGGGAGCTACTATCATTCATATGCAAACAGGCATCCCACCCTGGGTGAACAGATACCCTCGTTCTGCATATCCATCCTACCTCTATATT ATACACAAGCAAGCTCCCCCCTTAGAGGATATTGCTGAGGACTGCAGCACTTCCATGAGAGAATTGCTagaagcagctctggaaaggAATCCTAATCACAGGCTGTCTGCAGCAGACTTACTGAAACACGAAGCCTTACACCCACCCCCAGAAGAGCAGCCGCGGTGCCAGAGTCTGGACTCGGCGttgtttgaaaggaaaagactgCTTGCGAGGAAGGATCTGCAGCTGCCAGAAAACATTACAG ATTCCTCCTTGTGTAATGGGAGCATGGAAGAGTCAGACCTGCTAAAGAGACAAAGATCACTCTACATAGACCTTGGAGCTCTAGCTGGTTACTTCAATATTGTTAGGGGACCACCAGCCTTAGAATATGACTGA